A stretch of the Pantoea nemavictus genome encodes the following:
- a CDS encoding LacI family DNA-binding transcriptional regulator, protein MATILEVAKVAGVSKATVSRVLSGNGYVSQEKREKVYQAIAETDFRPNLLARNLATKSSQTIGLVITNTLYTGSYFTELMQHSARLMEQQGRQLLLVDGKHSAEEERAAIQFLLDLRCDGVIIYPRFLTTDEMDSIIAQHKHPILVINRRLRQHHSYCIYSDQQRSSAAAVEQLIALGHREIAFITGSLDSPTGRERLAGYKAALEKQDIAVDDALIVEGKWQAQNGMAAVEHLLAQGRAFSALVASNDDMAVGALKALSDHHIAVPAQVAVMGFDDIPLAPFTIPALSSVKMPVTEMIQETIERLISMLDGGEMRNDKTFAGELMVRESVGPGPHNKL, encoded by the coding sequence ATGGCGACCATACTTGAGGTGGCAAAAGTAGCAGGCGTATCGAAAGCGACGGTTTCCCGGGTGCTGTCCGGCAACGGTTACGTGAGCCAGGAAAAGCGTGAGAAGGTGTACCAGGCCATCGCCGAAACCGATTTTCGCCCTAATTTGCTGGCGCGAAACCTGGCGACCAAATCCAGCCAAACCATCGGATTGGTAATCACCAATACCCTGTATACCGGCAGCTATTTCACCGAATTGATGCAGCACTCCGCACGCCTGATGGAACAGCAGGGGCGGCAGTTGTTACTGGTTGATGGCAAACACAGCGCCGAGGAGGAGCGCGCCGCGATCCAGTTCCTGCTCGATCTGCGCTGCGATGGTGTGATTATCTATCCGCGTTTTCTCACTACCGATGAGATGGATAGCATCATTGCACAGCACAAACACCCGATACTGGTGATCAATCGTCGCCTGCGTCAGCACCACAGCTATTGCATCTACTCCGATCAGCAGCGCAGCAGCGCCGCAGCGGTTGAGCAGTTGATTGCCCTCGGACATCGCGAGATAGCTTTTATCACCGGCTCGCTCGATTCCCCGACGGGACGCGAACGACTGGCGGGTTACAAAGCCGCGTTGGAAAAACAGGATATTGCGGTTGATGACGCGTTAATCGTCGAAGGCAAATGGCAGGCGCAAAACGGCATGGCGGCGGTGGAACACCTGTTGGCACAGGGGCGTGCATTTAGTGCGCTGGTAGCGAGTAACGATGATATGGCGGTGGGGGCGCTGAAAGCGTTGTCCGATCACCACATTGCCGTACCGGCACAAGTCGCGGTAATGGGCTTTGACGATATTCCGCTGGCTCCGTTTACCATTCCGGCGCTATCCAGCGTGAAGATGCCGGTGACCGAGATGATTCAGGAAACTATCGAACGCCTGATCTCAATGCTGGATGGTGGCGAAATGCGTAATGATAAAACCTTTGCGGGTGAGTTGATGGTGCGTGAATCGGTAGGTCCCGGCCCTCATAACAAATTGTGA
- a CDS encoding acyltransferase family protein: MLVKLRQVNLSYLFPVIFPEGIMHARITHLDGMRGLAILLVIGYHAYARWPELLPYVTATQHFPIFNYGWLGVELFFMISGFVIFMTLDKSESYLSFLKKRWLRLFPAMFIASMLLFAVGGFFPEWSVMTPYVRNLLPGLIFTNPETLTQLTGIEFKSMAGSFWSLYVEAVFYLIIGAVYFTLGRKYCLPALLVPMLLLSASSVLKSLGHPLLIDIISKFGFIHYAWFMVGCLVYERMHARDKLFHYAIVGLALLINFSYFVKNAGVITLIPLVLVMLFFIVSFYSKQLERILSLRFFTAVGFASYAFYLIHENLMIATLIKLNVHIKNEFVMMLMPIVVATVLYYIAFLITKYAEPALRNILKGKRVPTAPQSGAGA; encoded by the coding sequence TTGCTTGTAAAACTGCGTCAGGTTAATTTGAGTTATCTTTTTCCGGTCATCTTTCCTGAGGGAATTATGCACGCACGTATAACGCATCTTGATGGAATGCGCGGCTTAGCGATTCTGCTGGTTATTGGTTATCATGCTTATGCGCGATGGCCGGAATTATTACCCTATGTCACGGCAACTCAACATTTTCCAATATTTAACTATGGCTGGCTCGGCGTAGAGTTATTTTTCATGATCTCAGGTTTTGTCATTTTTATGACCCTGGATAAATCAGAGAGCTACCTCAGTTTTCTAAAAAAACGCTGGCTGCGCCTGTTTCCCGCCATGTTTATTGCCAGTATGCTGCTGTTCGCGGTGGGGGGCTTCTTCCCGGAATGGTCGGTGATGACACCGTATGTCAGGAATCTGTTGCCTGGGCTGATATTCACCAATCCAGAAACCCTGACGCAGTTAACCGGGATTGAATTTAAATCAATGGCGGGATCGTTTTGGTCGCTGTATGTCGAAGCGGTCTTCTATCTGATTATCGGTGCAGTCTATTTTACGCTCGGCAGGAAATATTGCTTACCGGCATTATTAGTACCGATGTTGCTGCTTTCCGCGTCCTCGGTTCTTAAATCCTTAGGCCACCCGCTGTTAATCGACATTATATCCAAGTTTGGCTTCATTCATTATGCGTGGTTTATGGTTGGCTGCCTGGTTTATGAGCGCATGCATGCACGCGATAAACTGTTTCATTACGCCATTGTAGGGTTGGCGCTGCTGATTAATTTCAGCTACTTCGTTAAGAATGCGGGAGTCATCACGCTTATTCCTTTGGTGCTGGTGATGCTGTTCTTTATTGTGAGTTTCTACTCTAAGCAGCTGGAGCGCATTCTCTCGCTACGTTTTTTCACCGCAGTCGGCTTCGCAAGTTACGCTTTTTATCTCATCCATGAAAATCTGATGATCGCTACGCTGATTAAGCTCAACGTGCATATTAAAAATGAGTTTGTAATGATGCTGATGCCAATTGTGGTGGCTACCGTGCTGTACTACATCGCTTTCTTAATCACTAAATATGCCGAACCAGCGTTGAGAAATATATTGAAAGGGAAACGTGTTCCGACGGCACCGCAATCGGGGGCTGGAGCATAA
- a CDS encoding dienelactone hydrolase family protein, whose amino-acid sequence MSNISASSLSYQVGNDIFEGYLVYDADQHAPLPGILIAPNWMGATEDAVTQAKTIAANGYVVLVADLYGHGQRPTSGDEAGAMMMKVKDQPAEVARMQAALNALRTQTSAAIDAANVAAIGFCFGGHCALELARSGADIKAAVSFHGTLDTQGRYAGNTITAALLVLDGAADPLVPREQLAEFANEMNSKGIDWQLVSFAGAVHSFTDPKANNAGVAQYYPEVTQRAFKRMYQLLDEVF is encoded by the coding sequence ATGAGCAATATCAGCGCTTCTTCTCTTTCTTATCAGGTTGGCAACGACATTTTCGAAGGGTATTTAGTGTATGACGCGGACCAGCATGCGCCGCTGCCGGGTATTTTGATTGCTCCAAACTGGATGGGTGCCACTGAAGATGCGGTAACGCAGGCCAAAACAATCGCCGCCAACGGTTATGTGGTGCTGGTGGCCGATCTTTACGGCCATGGCCAGCGTCCGACTAGCGGCGATGAAGCCGGCGCCATGATGATGAAAGTGAAAGATCAGCCTGCCGAAGTCGCGCGCATGCAGGCCGCGCTTAACGCGCTGCGGACGCAAACCAGCGCGGCAATTGATGCCGCTAATGTGGCCGCAATCGGATTCTGCTTTGGCGGACACTGCGCGCTGGAGTTAGCGCGCAGCGGTGCCGATATCAAAGCCGCTGTCTCATTCCACGGTACGCTGGATACGCAAGGCCGCTATGCGGGCAACACCATCACGGCTGCACTACTGGTGCTGGATGGCGCTGCCGATCCGCTGGTACCGCGTGAGCAACTGGCAGAGTTCGCCAATGAGATGAACAGCAAAGGTATTGATTGGCAGTTGGTAAGCTTTGCTGGCGCGGTACACTCGTTCACCGATCCAAAAGCCAATAACGCAGGTGTGGCGCAGTACTATCCGGAAGTCACCCAACGTGCTTTCAAACGTATGTATCAACTGCTGGATGAAGTGTTTTAA
- the mqo gene encoding malate dehydrogenase (quinone) produces MTHTKKIVSALSLAALLVSSAVRAEDAPEKTDVLLIGGGIMSASLGTWLQELQPGWKQLMVEKLDGVALESSNGWNNAGTGHSANMELNYTPERADGSIDVSKALEINESFMISRQFWTSQVQRGVLHDPRSFINSTPHMSFVWGDKNVEYLTKRYDALQKTTLFQGMKFSTDHQQIQQWAPLVMEGRDPNQKVAATWTPVGTDVNYGEITRQLIGSLKKDQNFKLETSAEVTDFKRNGDNSWHVTIKDVKSGDKRSVDAKYVFIGAGGGAIKLLQKTGIPEADNYGGFPVGGSFLMTENPEIANRHLEKVYGQASVGAPPMSVPHIDSRTLDGKKVVLFGPFATFSTKYLKNGSLFDLLSATTTSNIMPMTHVGIDNFDLVKYLIGQVMLNDDDRFAALKEYYPNARKEDWKLIQAGQRVQIIKKDAEKGGLLKLGTEIVTDQQKTLAALLGASPGASTAAPITLDVMKKLFPEQFASPEWQQKIRAIVPSFGQKLNGNTALTQQVWDNTAATLQLTKPPVIDMGDQTVAPTQAKPRTESGKQDMAL; encoded by the coding sequence ATGACTCACACCAAAAAGATCGTGTCTGCCCTTTCGCTGGCAGCGCTGCTTGTCTCTTCAGCGGTACGTGCTGAAGACGCACCGGAAAAAACTGACGTTCTGCTGATCGGCGGCGGTATCATGAGCGCCTCGCTCGGTACCTGGCTGCAAGAGCTGCAACCGGGCTGGAAACAGTTGATGGTTGAGAAGCTCGACGGCGTAGCGCTGGAATCGTCCAACGGCTGGAATAATGCCGGTACTGGTCACTCGGCTAACATGGAGCTGAACTACACGCCTGAGCGTGCAGACGGTTCAATCGACGTTAGCAAAGCGCTGGAAATCAACGAATCCTTCATGATTTCGCGCCAGTTCTGGACTTCACAGGTGCAGCGTGGCGTATTGCACGATCCACGTTCGTTCATCAACTCGACGCCGCACATGAGCTTCGTCTGGGGCGACAAAAACGTCGAGTACCTGACCAAACGTTATGATGCGCTGCAGAAAACCACCCTATTCCAGGGCATGAAGTTTTCTACCGATCATCAGCAGATCCAGCAGTGGGCTCCGCTGGTGATGGAAGGTCGCGATCCGAATCAGAAAGTTGCAGCCACCTGGACGCCAGTCGGCACCGATGTTAACTACGGTGAAATCACCCGTCAGCTGATCGGTAGCCTGAAAAAAGATCAGAACTTCAAGCTGGAAACCTCTGCAGAAGTGACTGATTTTAAGCGTAACGGCGACAACTCATGGCACGTGACCATTAAAGATGTGAAGAGCGGTGATAAGCGCTCGGTTGATGCGAAATACGTGTTTATCGGTGCGGGCGGCGGCGCGATCAAGCTGCTGCAGAAAACCGGTATCCCGGAAGCAGACAACTACGGCGGCTTCCCGGTCGGCGGCTCATTCCTGATGACCGAAAACCCAGAAATCGCTAACCGTCACCTGGAAAAAGTGTACGGTCAAGCTTCTGTGGGTGCGCCACCGATGTCGGTTCCCCACATTGATTCACGTACCCTCGACGGTAAGAAAGTGGTGCTGTTTGGCCCGTTCGCGACCTTCTCTACTAAGTATCTGAAGAACGGTTCGCTGTTCGATCTGCTGAGCGCGACCACCACCAGCAACATCATGCCGATGACGCATGTTGGCATCGACAACTTTGACCTGGTAAAATACCTGATTGGTCAGGTAATGCTGAATGATGATGACCGCTTTGCGGCGCTGAAAGAGTACTACCCGAACGCACGTAAAGAAGACTGGAAACTGATTCAGGCCGGTCAACGTGTACAGATCATCAAGAAAGATGCAGAAAAAGGTGGCTTGCTGAAACTGGGCACTGAAATCGTGACCGATCAGCAGAAAACGCTGGCCGCTCTGCTCGGTGCATCACCGGGTGCATCAACTGCCGCGCCAATCACGCTCGATGTGATGAAAAAGCTGTTCCCAGAACAGTTCGCTTCACCGGAGTGGCAGCAGAAGATTCGCGCTATCGTGCCAAGCTTTGGCCAGAAGCTGAACGGCAACACCGCGTTGACGCAGCAAGTTTGGGATAACACCGCAGCCACGCTGCAGTTGACCAAACCGCCAGTGATTGACATGGGCGACCAGACTGTTGCACCGACGCAGGCTAAACCGCGTACGGAATCAGGCAAGCAGGATATGGCGCTGTAA
- the leuC gene encoding 3-isopropylmalate dehydratase large subunit, with amino-acid sequence MVNKTLYEKLIDQHLVRKLDNEGHVLLYIDRSILNEYTSPQAFSGLRDHQRPVRNPGTILLNVDHVNPTRPARDEAMTDAGGQLQVDYFRQNAAHFGIELFDVMDPRQGIEHVVAHEQGLVMPGMVIAAGDSHTTTYGAFGALGFGIGTSEIEHLLATQTLIYRTLKTMFVTVSGELPFGCSAKDIIMALIEEIGASGATGYAIEFAGAAIEALSMEGRMTLCNMAVEAGARGAIIAPDEKVFAYIAGKPQMPTGALWQQALAEWRTLRSDADAQFDSRITIDCSDLEPKVTWGISPDQASAITGCVPDPAQEKDAVKQQTLCTALKYMGLEPGTPLAEIAITHAFIGSCTNGRIEDLRAAAAIVEGHKIAPHVRGIIVPGSTQVRQQAEAEGLAAIFVDAGFEWRQSGCSMCLAMNEDVLAPGDRCASGTNRNFPGRQGAGARTHLMSPAMVAAAAIAGHLVDVRRFMTEEV; translated from the coding sequence ATGGTTAACAAAACACTGTATGAAAAGCTGATCGATCAGCATCTGGTTCGCAAGTTAGATAATGAAGGGCATGTGCTGCTCTACATAGACCGCTCGATTTTGAATGAATACACCAGCCCGCAGGCGTTTAGCGGCCTACGCGATCACCAGCGTCCGGTGCGTAATCCGGGCACCATTCTGCTCAATGTTGATCACGTTAACCCCACGCGTCCCGCGCGTGATGAAGCGATGACCGATGCCGGCGGGCAATTACAAGTTGATTACTTCCGGCAAAACGCCGCGCATTTCGGTATCGAACTGTTTGATGTGATGGACCCGCGCCAGGGGATTGAACATGTGGTGGCACACGAGCAAGGTTTGGTGATGCCAGGCATGGTGATTGCCGCTGGCGACAGTCATACCACTACCTACGGCGCGTTTGGCGCGCTCGGTTTCGGTATCGGCACCTCAGAAATCGAACATCTGCTTGCCACGCAAACCCTGATTTATCGCACCCTGAAAACCATGTTCGTCACGGTGAGCGGCGAGCTGCCGTTTGGCTGTTCGGCGAAGGACATCATCATGGCGCTGATCGAAGAGATTGGTGCTTCAGGCGCGACCGGTTATGCCATCGAATTTGCCGGTGCAGCGATTGAGGCGCTGAGCATGGAAGGGCGCATGACGCTGTGCAACATGGCGGTTGAGGCCGGAGCGCGCGGCGCGATTATTGCGCCGGATGAAAAAGTTTTTGCCTACATCGCGGGTAAGCCGCAGATGCCGACGGGCGCATTGTGGCAGCAAGCCCTCGCGGAGTGGCGTACGCTGCGCAGCGATGCTGATGCACAGTTCGACAGCCGCATCACCATCGACTGTAGCGATCTCGAACCCAAAGTGACCTGGGGGATTAGCCCGGATCAAGCCAGCGCGATTACCGGCTGCGTTCCCGATCCCGCGCAGGAGAAAGATGCGGTTAAACAGCAAACGCTGTGTACCGCGCTGAAATATATGGGACTGGAACCCGGCACGCCGTTAGCGGAAATTGCCATTACCCACGCCTTTATCGGCTCCTGCACCAACGGTCGCATTGAAGATTTACGCGCCGCCGCCGCGATTGTTGAAGGACATAAAATCGCGCCGCATGTGCGCGGGATTATCGTGCCGGGATCAACTCAGGTACGTCAGCAGGCGGAAGCAGAAGGTTTGGCCGCGATTTTCGTTGATGCCGGTTTCGAATGGCGCCAGTCGGGCTGCTCAATGTGCCTGGCAATGAATGAGGATGTATTAGCGCCCGGCGACCGTTGTGCTTCTGGCACCAACCGTAATTTCCCTGGCCGCCAGGGCGCGGGTGCCCGTACACACTTAATGAGTCCGGCGATGGTTGCCGCCGCCGCGATTGCCGGTCATCTGGTTGATGTCCGCCGTTTCATGACAGAAGAGGTTTAA
- the leuD gene encoding 3-isopropylmalate dehydratase small subunit, with protein sequence MEAFNHITGTLAPLPAANIDTDVIMPKQFLKGIDRQGLDRGVFFDLRFLPDGSPNPDFILNQPGWEKASFLLVGANFGCGSSREHAVWGLNQLGIRAIIGTSFAGIFDDNCQRNGVLTLALSAEDYQRLSEVANDPANNRITVSLEEQTIFFNNQRIAFSVSALKREMLLGGGSAVDWTLQYEADIAQFEAQHFAQRPWFKRGNTVKDEQHE encoded by the coding sequence ATGGAAGCTTTCAACCACATAACAGGCACGCTCGCGCCGTTACCGGCGGCCAATATTGACACGGATGTGATCATGCCAAAGCAGTTTCTCAAAGGCATCGATCGTCAGGGTTTAGATCGTGGTGTGTTCTTCGATCTGCGCTTTTTGCCTGACGGCAGCCCGAATCCCGATTTCATCCTCAATCAGCCCGGCTGGGAAAAAGCCTCTTTCTTGCTGGTGGGCGCCAATTTCGGCTGTGGTTCCAGCCGGGAACACGCGGTGTGGGGGCTGAATCAGCTGGGAATTCGCGCCATTATTGGTACCAGTTTCGCCGGCATCTTTGACGACAACTGTCAGCGCAATGGCGTTCTGACGCTGGCGTTAAGCGCAGAAGATTATCAGCGCCTAAGCGAGGTGGCGAACGATCCTGCTAACAACCGCATTACCGTGTCGCTGGAAGAGCAGACCATCTTCTTCAATAATCAACGCATTGCGTTCTCGGTTAGCGCCTTAAAACGCGAAATGTTGTTGGGCGGTGGCAGTGCAGTGGACTGGACGCTGCAGTATGAAGCGGATATCGCGCAGTTTGAAGCACAACACTTTGCACAACGTCCGTGGTTCAAACGCGGCAATACAGTGAAGGATGAACAGCATGAGTGA
- a CDS encoding alpha/beta fold hydrolase produces MSEITARGDSPFIAGFTLSDVRLANGITLRVAMGGEGPPLLLLHGHPQNHLAWRKIAPQLAQKYRVILPDLRGYGDSDKPPSDETHRPYSKRVMAEDISQLIDALDLERVAFVGHDRGARVGHRLALDHPEQLSSCVFVDIAPTATMYALTNKEFATRYFWWFFLIQPSPLPETMIGHDPALFLRKHINGQLKTPGATSEEIFNDYLRCYQNEAMIHAVCEDYRAAATIDLEHDAQDSDKRIESPLLLLWGEQGTVGQLYNVVDTWLDKARHVQGHALPCGHSPHEEVPELFLSQLQRFLDSVL; encoded by the coding sequence ATGAGTGAGATAACAGCGCGCGGCGATTCACCTTTTATCGCAGGCTTTACGCTCAGCGATGTGCGTTTAGCGAACGGCATAACTTTGCGCGTCGCGATGGGGGGCGAAGGTCCACCTTTGCTGTTGCTGCACGGTCATCCGCAAAATCATCTGGCGTGGCGTAAAATTGCGCCGCAGCTGGCACAGAAATACCGTGTCATTCTGCCGGATTTGCGTGGTTATGGTGATAGCGACAAACCGCCGAGCGACGAGACGCATCGTCCCTACTCGAAACGGGTGATGGCAGAAGACATCAGCCAGCTGATTGATGCGTTAGATTTGGAACGCGTCGCCTTTGTTGGCCACGATCGCGGCGCGCGCGTGGGTCATCGCCTGGCGCTCGATCATCCGGAACAACTCTCCAGCTGCGTATTTGTCGATATTGCGCCAACCGCCACCATGTATGCGTTAACCAATAAAGAGTTCGCCACGCGTTATTTTTGGTGGTTCTTTCTGATTCAGCCTTCGCCATTACCGGAGACCATGATCGGTCACGATCCGGCTTTATTCCTGCGTAAGCACATTAATGGCCAATTAAAAACGCCTGGCGCGACGTCAGAGGAAATTTTTAACGATTATCTGCGCTGTTATCAAAATGAAGCGATGATTCATGCGGTGTGTGAAGATTATCGCGCGGCGGCCACCATTGATTTAGAACACGATGCGCAAGACAGCGATAAACGGATTGAATCGCCGTTATTGCTGTTATGGGGAGAGCAGGGCACGGTGGGGCAGCTCTATAACGTGGTTGATACCTGGCTAGATAAAGCGCGTCATGTGCAAGGCCACGCCTTACCTTGCGGCCACTCACCGCATGAAGAAGTACCGGAACTGTTTTTAAGCCAGCTTCAGCGCTTTCTGGATTCTGTGTTATAA
- a CDS encoding LysR substrate-binding domain-containing protein has translation MKILLAGKSYQKPLQGWPSVEDLYVFISVARYEGFGRAATELGQSPSYISKRIAILEKQLETRLFFRTNRVMRLTPEGEKALEGALQVVHEMDAFLNNFQQWRGELTGDLTVTCSFGFGQDYLSDAVAEFMTRHPSLNIKLILTDRDIDLLQSGTDVDIRVGDDVNHSYIARKLASNRRILCASARYLAQSRPLETLDDLIDHSCLIINENNNTFGHWTLTDGDNKIVCRLNSHYASNSGKVILNWALKSHGIALRSAWDVTPYLAENKLVHVLPQWYQEANIWAVYTQRASESPRIKIFIDFLADYFAEKSLPKMKD, from the coding sequence ATGAAGATACTGCTTGCCGGGAAGAGTTATCAGAAGCCGCTGCAGGGCTGGCCTTCGGTCGAAGATCTGTATGTGTTTATCAGCGTGGCGCGCTATGAAGGCTTTGGCCGAGCCGCCACGGAGCTGGGCCAGTCGCCATCGTATATCAGCAAACGTATTGCCATCCTCGAAAAGCAGCTGGAAACCCGGCTGTTTTTCCGCACCAATCGCGTGATGCGCCTGACGCCCGAAGGTGAAAAGGCGCTGGAGGGCGCGCTGCAGGTGGTGCACGAGATGGACGCTTTCCTGAATAACTTCCAGCAGTGGCGCGGAGAATTAACCGGCGATTTGACCGTCACTTGCTCATTTGGCTTTGGGCAGGATTATTTATCCGATGCGGTGGCAGAATTCATGACGCGCCATCCTTCGCTTAACATCAAACTGATTCTCACCGATCGCGATATCGATTTATTGCAATCAGGAACGGATGTGGATATTCGCGTGGGTGATGATGTCAATCACTCCTATATCGCCAGAAAACTGGCGTCGAATCGGCGTATTCTTTGTGCATCCGCCCGCTATTTAGCGCAATCGCGTCCGCTTGAGACGCTGGATGATTTAATCGATCACAGCTGTCTTATCATTAATGAAAATAACAATACCTTTGGTCATTGGACCTTAACCGATGGCGATAATAAAATCGTTTGTCGGCTGAATAGCCATTACGCATCGAATAGCGGAAAAGTCATTCTCAACTGGGCATTAAAATCACACGGCATTGCATTACGTTCTGCCTGGGATGTGACGCCCTATTTGGCCGAAAATAAACTGGTGCACGTTTTACCGCAGTGGTATCAGGAAGCAAATATCTGGGCGGTTTATACCCAACGCGCTTCTGAATCACCGCGCATTAAGATCTTTATTGATTTTCTCGCTGATTACTTTGCAGAAAAAAGCCTGCCGAAGATGAAAGATTAA
- a CDS encoding DUF1471 domain-containing protein → MKQLINDVISIFTPQSVKPVLIRADLTHRELSSIHPVGFTSVSWATSMEELNDAFVQKALAAGAVGYHITDVESHEPAHDGQHVMAATATLYHINSKVAYG, encoded by the coding sequence ATGAAACAATTAATTAATGACGTAATTTCTATTTTTACACCGCAATCTGTTAAACCCGTTTTAATTCGCGCTGATTTAACCCATCGTGAACTTTCTTCGATTCATCCGGTAGGATTTACGTCCGTCAGCTGGGCCACCTCGATGGAAGAGTTGAATGACGCTTTCGTGCAAAAAGCCCTTGCTGCTGGCGCGGTGGGTTATCACATCACCGACGTCGAGTCACACGAACCGGCGCACGATGGTCAACATGTTATGGCAGCCACAGCGACTCTCTATCATATCAATAGCAAAGTGGCTTATGGCTAA
- the kup gene encoding low affinity potassium transporter Kup, with the protein MSQSEKQSLPAGMLAAAGIVFGDIGTSPLYTLKECLSILPNGAVSTTAVMGFLSLIFWALTLIVTLKYVCFVMRADHDGEGGVLTLMSLARQHVGPKAAHIIVLAGLIGGAFFYGDGVITPAISVLSAIEGIEVVSPALSKYVVPLAVVILTLLFMIQKHGTEKVSKVFGPVMFVWFVSIALLGIRGILLNPDVLYALNTSYALTFLLSHKALSFAALGMVVLAVTGAEALYADMGHLGKAPIRLAWLVIAMPALVLNYFGQGALVIADAQALNNPFFNLAPAWGQIPLIVLSTLATVIAAQSVISGVYTLTHQAIRQGFLPPMRIIFTSHTESGQIYIPLVNWLLFVAVTVIVLAFRQSSALSSAYGIVVTGTMVITACLAGVVALRNWKWPLPMALIFLLCMLSIDVPLFGANLMKLLSGGWVPVLLALSMMGLMLVWSSERNRLIRRLNNDPDSLLALVRSLETNPPSRVAGTAIFLARKEHEIPQALLHNLKHNRVLHKRVVLLHIRTTDTPRVYNQKRLSIKPLSPSFWQVTADYGWRETPSMAEILHLCGLEGFGCTVNEASFFTSHDTLVMKKRKGLMRVKGGIFHFCQRNALRAHEQFNIPPNRVIELGGQREF; encoded by the coding sequence ATGAGTCAGAGCGAAAAACAGTCCTTGCCTGCGGGCATGCTGGCGGCTGCGGGGATCGTGTTTGGCGACATCGGCACCAGCCCGCTGTATACCCTCAAAGAGTGCCTTTCAATTTTACCTAATGGCGCGGTGTCAACCACGGCGGTGATGGGTTTCCTGTCGCTGATTTTCTGGGCCTTAACGCTGATCGTGACGCTGAAATATGTCTGCTTCGTGATGCGTGCCGACCATGATGGTGAAGGCGGCGTGCTGACGCTGATGTCACTGGCTCGCCAGCATGTTGGCCCGAAGGCAGCCCACATCATTGTACTGGCCGGATTAATCGGCGGCGCGTTCTTCTACGGTGATGGCGTCATCACGCCGGCGATTTCTGTGCTATCAGCGATTGAAGGCATAGAAGTGGTTTCTCCGGCGCTGAGCAAATATGTGGTGCCGCTGGCGGTAGTGATTCTTACCTTACTGTTCATGATTCAAAAACATGGCACCGAAAAGGTCAGTAAGGTATTCGGGCCGGTGATGTTTGTCTGGTTTGTTTCGATTGCGCTGTTAGGCATTCGCGGCATCTTGCTCAATCCTGACGTGCTTTACGCGCTCAATACTTCTTATGCGCTGACGTTCTTGCTCAGCCACAAAGCGCTGTCGTTCGCTGCGCTCGGCATGGTGGTGTTGGCGGTAACCGGTGCGGAAGCGCTGTATGCCGACATGGGGCATTTAGGCAAGGCACCGATTCGGCTGGCCTGGCTGGTGATCGCTATGCCCGCGTTGGTGCTCAACTACTTTGGTCAGGGCGCATTGGTCATCGCCGATGCGCAGGCTCTCAATAATCCGTTCTTTAATCTCGCGCCAGCCTGGGGACAGATTCCGTTGATTGTGCTGTCGACACTGGCAACGGTGATTGCGGCCCAGTCGGTGATTTCCGGCGTGTATACCTTAACGCATCAGGCGATTCGTCAGGGATTCCTGCCGCCGATGCGCATTATCTTCACCTCGCATACCGAATCCGGTCAGATCTATATTCCGTTAGTCAACTGGTTGCTGTTCGTGGCGGTGACGGTGATTGTGTTGGCCTTCCGACAATCGTCGGCGCTCTCCTCTGCTTACGGCATCGTGGTAACCGGAACCATGGTGATCACGGCCTGTCTGGCGGGCGTGGTGGCGCTGCGTAACTGGAAGTGGCCGCTGCCGATGGCGCTGATTTTTCTGTTGTGTATGTTGAGTATTGATGTGCCGTTATTCGGCGCCAACCTAATGAAACTGCTCTCTGGCGGTTGGGTGCCAGTGTTACTGGCGCTGAGTATGATGGGATTAATGCTGGTGTGGAGCAGCGAGCGTAATCGTCTGATCCGCAGACTGAATAACGATCCTGACAGCCTGCTGGCGCTGGTGCGGTCGCTGGAGACCAATCCACCCAGTCGCGTCGCCGGTACGGCCATTTTTCTGGCGCGCAAAGAGCATGAGATTCCACAGGCGCTGCTGCACAACCTCAAACACAATCGTGTGCTGCATAAGCGCGTGGTGCTGCTGCATATTCGCACCACCGATACGCCGCGCGTTTACAATCAGAAGCGTTTAAGCATCAAGCCGCTGTCGCCGTCGTTCTGGCAAGTCACCGCTGATTATGGCTGGCGCGAAACGCCGTCAATGGCAGAAATCCTGCATCTATGCGGGCTGGAAGGATTTGGCTGCACCGTGAATGAAGCCTCATTTTTCACTTCACACGACACGCTGGTGATGAAAAAGCGCAAAGGATTGATGCGGGTAAAAGGCGGTATCTTCCACTTTTGCCAGCGCAATGCGTTACGTGCGCATGAACAATTTAATATTCCACCAAATCGGGTGATCGAGTTGGGTGGGCAGCGCGAGTTTTAA